ATCTTCTTTTGATTCCAACACGCTTGTTGTAATTTATTTGGTTTGAATGTTGTATTTATTGGATTGGTTTTTCCACCATCATGCACTTTACACCGACCAGCAAGTCACTTGACTTTGGTCTTTGCTTGACTTGGAGTTGATCTTGTGTCAATGACGCCCCCTGGCGGCGCTTGCTTTTGCCACTTGCACTGAGATTAAACGTTTGACACAAGCTCTGCACTCGAGTCACCGTGTGGTCTCTTGCGCGCGCTCGCTCGGGCGCTCACTTGCCTGGGCGGACGGACCGACGGAGACGTCGGTGTGGACGTGCACCGACAGAAACCAACGCGAGACGCCATCTTCCTGAGGTCTTTTCTCCACGACTGCGCAACTTCCAGATCTTTGGTAGCCTGGAAATAAtgcggcagccacgcaggcaggcaggcaggcaggctggctggcaCACAGACTGCGCACCAACCAGTTGGCGAGGAGTGACGTCACTTCGAGGCAAACGTAAAGAGATCGTTCAGACTCCGATCAAATAAACGGAAATAAAGCTTCAAGTTATTTATACTTTCTTGTGCGGCCAAATGATCGGTCCGCGGCCCGAAGGTTGGGGACCAACCGCTGTACAACAGCATCAGCGACGCCCCCCTCGCTGTGtccaaatgttgttgtttttttgcaaactttatttgctgtgtccaaattcacagGCCGGTTTGATCCTTTTGTCTGTtcgttcactcactcactcactcactcactcactcactcactcactcactcactcactcactcactcactcactcactcactcactcactcactcactcactcactcactcactcactcactgactcactgactcactgactcactgactcactgactcactgactcactcgCGCGTGTTCCTGATGCAGAATTGGCCACAGCTGTCGTTGCAACGCCTGCCTGGCGGAGCCTCTAGGTGGCAGCAGCGGCCTCCCTCCTTCTTCCGATTCCCGCGTCGAACAAGACCACGCGGAAGCAGACGCGGAAGCAGGTGGCGGACAGCATGTCTCCACCCGGAGGCAAGATCAACAGACCCAAAACGGTAAGAAAGCTCGGCGGGAAACGGAGGAACTCATCGCCAAGGCACACTTGACCGCGCGCGGGGACCTTGCTTGACTCTCAAAGTTGCGGACTTCCCTTAACGCCACACAGAGGAACTCATCGCCGGCCGAAGGCGCTTGAGCTCCAACTTGCGCTGCGTcgctttttttctgttttgcttCGCTTCGCTTCGGGGCCAAGTGCAGGGAGAAGGAAAGGAGGGTCCTCTTGTAAAATGATGATAAAAAGACGCGAGTTGCCTTCATGTTGGAGCTGCAATGAAAAGGCTGCTTTTTGGGTCTGACTGCCCAAAggtttcattcattttcattgtACGTGCCgcgcaggctggctggctggctggctggccggctggctacACGTAGGCAGGCTCCTGTCGCTTGGAGTAAAAGTCATGCCATGTTGGAGAAGCGACTTGGACTCCTCGGTTTATACCATGCACAAGCTGAAATATCTTCAGCAACATGTGATTTCACCctagaaatgtgtttttgtggcaGGACCTGGGCAAGAAGCTGTTCAAGCGCCGTCGCGTCCTGGGGCGGCAGAAGAAGAAGCGCAGTCGGATCGTGGGCGCCGTGCTGGACCGAGGCCTCATCACCGTCCATCACCTCCGGAAGAGGAAGTGGGTCGCTCGGCAGCCcaccccagcccagcccagggCTTGCCTGCGTGCCTTTCGGGGCACGTCCACGACATGCGCAATAAAACTGTCTGCCCTCCCTCTTTCGGCAGAACAAGTCCCAGGGCCAACATCACCTTGtcggggaagaagaagaaaaagctcaTCAAGCAGCTGCACCACCTCCAGAGGGACAAGGCGCAAATGGAAGGTGAGCTTTTCAGATCGGCCCACCCATCCCCGACTCGCTCGGCGTACCGTCGGATCCTCTCCTCTGTCTACCGTCAGCCGGCCGGCGAACCGGCTACGCGCGTCACAAGCGGCGTCGCCGGGCAGCCGACGAGGAGACGCTAATGCCGCTAACGTGGACCGCAGAGGCGCTCGTCGGCACAGTCGCCAGAAAATAAGACAAGAGCCGCGTCGTAAGGCAAAAGGACAGGCGGGAGCCCCGCCCGGGGACTgacgcggggtcgctcgcccaAAAGCGAATTTAAAAGTCGAGCGCAACACCTGTTAACAGACAGAATGCCAAAAATGGCCCCAAGTTGCCTCGGGCACCTTCTCTGCCTCCTCTTGTTGCTGCGGCCGACTGGCATACATGGAAACTGGACATTTTGGGGGTGCCAAAGGGGAGCCACGCCTTCACTTTCTAGTAACcatacaaatgtgtgtgtgtgtgtggccagtTGAAGCTGCAGCTCATCCATCAAAGAAGAAGGCACGCAAGAAGAAAAGGATCAGCCCAGCCTGCGAGGACGTCAGCATGGACCCCAAATGACTCTTGCCGTGGGAATGGCGCTCAGGCACCACAAGTCAGCCATTCCTTTGGCCGGCAGCGCGCAAAAACATGCGGACCTTTCCTTTCCTGAAAATGCGCGCGCAACCAGTGTCCGCCGTTGTACTGTGCGCGTGCCTTTTGGTGGATTCAGTCCATTTGACGCGAGTGTTCCTCGCATTCATTTCATGCTCATTGTTTGACTTGAGACTGGAGTGGAAGCGCGCGGCTTGGCAAAGGTGCAATTTCTAATAAAAAAGCACGACCAACAGACATCATTCAAATCATTGAGCtgaaaatatccatccattcacGCAGATCAGTCAGTATGTGTGCTGACAATAAATGATGACACAATAAAGGAAGCAGACGATAAGAAAGCAATCGCTAAGGCAAGAATAGACCAAATCAATGAGTCGAATCAAAGTGAGACCCAAATAATGATGACAAAGAACTTTCAGACAAACGGATTGCAGTCCTGAAAAGCCAGCCAGCGTGTGGCACCCCGCCCACTTGcatccccctccccctcccggaGGACAAAGCCAAAAATGGGTCATCTGCTCGGAACCAGCGAGCTTCTTCGTCTCGTAAGACGAGCAGCTGCCGGCGGCCTCCACTCGCCTGGCCTGGTCTCATCTCGCCTcgcctcggctcggctcggctcgcctGGCTGCTTCACCCCGGCGGAGGGAGGACCACTCGGCTGGCGACTGAACCCATCCGGGCGATCAACTTTGCATCCGGCAGGTGCGTGTATGTGCGTGGACGGGGGCGTGTGCATCGCGCCGCGCCGGAGCCTGGCGGTACCAGGAGCGATCGAACCTGCGGACGGAAGCGGGGAGCGGCGTGAGATTATGGACGGACGTCAAGCAATGGGACCGCCCGCCTGCCGTTTGATTCTGTGCGAAGAATGGCGACTGGGCGGGTGACGTCACCGTCTGTCGAACAAAGACTCCGAGCGGCGGAGGAACATTTTGGAGTTGGCTTGAACGGCGAGCGAGCTGCGTTAGCATTAGCGAGCCTCTTAGGACGAGGATGAGGGAGGGATCGATCGGCCATCACTCGGCTCGATGCAAAGTCCACTCGGGCGCTCGATCTGACGTCAGCGCGCGTGCAGCCAAAGTCCTTTTGCACTTTGGACGCCCAAAGGTCCTGCTAACGATTAGAAGAAGTTGACGGGCCAGGTCTGCACGTGTTTTTCGCTCGTCTGCGTGAATCCAAATTGGACGCCTCTTGGTGTGCCTCTTTTTGTTGCCTCGTGGGCTGTCACGGTCACCGTCGAGTCTTTGGAGTGGGCCCGAGCCCAAAGTGACACCTGCCTGCGTcttccctgcctgcctgcgtcttccctgcctgcctgcctgcgtggctggctggctggctggctgcctgcctgcctgcgtggctggctggctgcctgcctgcctgcctgcctgcctgcctgcctgcgtggctggctgcctgcctgcctgcctgcctgcgtggctggctgcctgcctgcgtggctggctgcctccctgcctgcgtggctgcctgcgtggctgcctgcctaaCCGTTCgtccgcctgcccgcccgcctgcccgctcCCTGCACGGCTTGTTGACTTGTCAAAGTTTTTGCTTTCGGCCACTGCCAGACTGGGCAGTCCGGTGACCAGTCCATCGAATTGGGTCTGTCCTTGTGTCCTGTTTTGTGACTGGCGGGCGGGCGACATATGTATGTAGGTGTGTTGCGCTTCACGTTGACCTCGATGCCCTTTGTTCCTTGCAGACGAGCGACAAGGCCGTCGACCCGCCTTCCGCCATGACTCGGCCGTTGGTCCTAGCGCTGGTCCTGGCTCTGGCCCCGCCGTGCGTCCGCTCCCAACCCGAGAGCTGCTTCTCCCGGCAGCACGCCAACGCCGCCGTCAACGCCAGGGTGGCGCTCGCTGCCACCGCCGGCGTCACCGCCGGCGTCACCGCCGCCGCCCGATCCGCAAAGAGCGAGCAGGAATGCGTGCTGGCCTGCTGCTCCCAGCGGGTGCAAGCGGGTGAGGGCCACGTCTCCCC
This is a stretch of genomic DNA from Syngnathus typhle isolate RoL2023-S1 ecotype Sweden linkage group LG21, RoL_Styp_1.0, whole genome shotgun sequence. It encodes these proteins:
- the lg21h11orf98 gene encoding uncharacterized protein C11orf98 homolog; this encodes MSPPGGKINRPKTDLGKKLFKRRRVLGRQKKKRSRIVGAVLDRGLITVHHLRKRKTSPRANITLSGKKKKKLIKQLHHLQRDKAQMEVEAAAHPSKKKARKKKRISPACEDVSMDPK